CAGAAGGGAAGCCAGAAGGGTAAGCGTGTCCGTAATATCATCAAAATTCTCCGCGTCTGAAAACTTTCTTTCAACTGCGATTACCCCAAGTACATTTGCCCCGGCCTTAATAGGCGCGGCAATAAATGATATCTGCCCCATTCCCGCGCGCTGAATCTTAAGCCTGTTTAAAAACATCTCTTCTTTTTCTATATCCTGAATGCCTATTGTCTGCCCTTTTAAAACAGCATTGCCTATGACGCCTTCGCCTATTTTATAGATGCCTTTTTTCATAGCTTCGCCGCTTATTTTATAGCCCGCTTCCACTTTAAGTGATAATGGATCGTCCTTATCAAACAGCACAAACATACCCCTTAAGATATCCATTTTTTCCCTTAGCACTTCCATGATGCTGTCAAAAATAACCTTTATATCATCGCCCTCTTCTATTATGTTAAAAGTTTCTATAAGCGTTTCCTGAAGCATCATTTTTGAATGAAGCCTGTCCCCCATTTCCTGCCGTATTATTATCTGCGCCGCAAGCTCCGATACCATTGTTATCAGTTCCAGGTCCTCTTCGGAAAAAGCATCTTCTTTATTGCTGTCAATGCTGATAACGCCTATAATCTCATTTTCCGACCTTATGGGCACTGCAATTTCAGACAAAAGCCCTTCTGTCACAGCCACATATAAAGGGTCCTGCCTGGTATTATTTACAAGTTTTGGAAGCCCGCTCTGCGCCGCCCACCCTGTAATCCCCTCGCCTATTTTTAACTTTGTGCGCCGCGCCACCTTTTCATCTATACCCTTAAACGCTATTATATCCAGTACGCCTTCATCCCTGTTTGTAAGCATAACGCTTCCGGTTTTCGCGCCTGTTAACACAAGGCAGCGTTCCAGAATAAATTCAAGCAGTTCATTTGTGGTATGCGCTTTGTTCATTTCAACGGCAATATAGTGAACAAGTTTAAGCTTATTAATCCTTGCTTCCAGCCCTGCCTGCAGGGATAGGTCTGCCTTTTTTGTCATTTTGCTTCTCCTGTTTATACGATACTCTAAATAATATATAACAATATTTGACCACTTTCAACATATTAATGGTTATTTTTTAACCACCTTAACAAATATATTTCCATCTTTCCCCTTTATCTGCTACAATTACGCTATGGCACATAATTTGCTTATATGATATTGAAGGAATAAATTAATTAAACTTAAATAAAGAGGTGTAATTATGGCAAAGAAAAAAGCATTAAAAAGTCCTAACCCGGCTGATTGTTTTGGGGAAAATGTTTTTAACGAAAAGAAGATGAAAGCCCTTCTATCTCCGGCGGTTTTTAAGGAACTAAAGAAGACCCTGGACTTCGGTTTTCCCATGTCAAAATCAACCGCTGACGCAGTGGCAACAGCGATGAAAGACTGGGCAATTGGCAGGGGCGCCACGCATTACACCCACTGGTTTCAGCCATTAACCGGAATCACCGCCGAAAAGCATGACAGTTTTATCAACCCTGTCGCTGACGGCACCATTAAAATGGAATTTTCCGGCAAACAGTTAATTCAGGGCGAACCTGACGCATCATCATTTCCGTCAGGCGGCTTAAGGGCCACTTTTGAAGCGCGCGGATATACAGCGTGGGACCCCACTTCACCATGTTTCTTAAAAGAAGACGCGGAAGGCGACCTTACGCTTTACATCCCCACAGCTTTTTATTCCTACACAGGCGTCGCGCTTGACAAGAAAATTCCCGTGCTGCGTTCAATGGAAGCGGTTTCCAAGCACGCTTTAAGGCTTTTAAAAGCCCTTGGCAATACCACAACAAAAAAAGTTACACCCACGCTTGGGCCTGAACAGGAATATTTTCTTATTGAAAAAGAGTACTTTATGTCCAGGATGGACTTAATAATGACAGGCCGCACGCTTTTTGGCGCGCCGCCTCCCAAGGGACAGGAACTTGAAGACCAGTACTTTGGTTCCATAAAAGACAGGGTCTCTGCATACATGACAGACCTTGATCAGGAACTCTGGAAACTTGGAGTACTTTCAAAAACAAGGCATAACGAAGTGGCGCCCGGTCAGTTTGAAAACGCGCCGGTCTTTAACACACTTAACCTTGCAATTGACCACAACCAGATAGTAATGGACACAATGCAGCGCATAGCATTAAGGCACGGCCTTGTCTGCCTGCTTCACGAAAAACCTTTTAAGGGCGTAAACGGTTCCGGCAAACACAACAACTGGTCTTTAAGCACAGACGACGGACAGAACCTTTTAGAACCCGGCGCAACACCGCATGACAATATGCAGTTTTTAATTTTCCTTGCGGCTTTAATCAAGTCAGTTGACAAACACGCGGATATGCTTCGCGGCACATGCGCGTCTGCCGGCAACGACCACAGGCTTGGCGCCAACGAAGCTCCTCCCGCCATTATTTCAATATATCTGGGAGAGCTGCTGTCAGCCGTACTTGAAAAGATTGAAAAAGGCGAAAAATTCGTGGCTAAAGACGCTTCTTTCCTTCACATGGGCGTTGACCTTCTTCCGCGCTTCCCGCTTGATAATTCAGACAGAAACAGGACATCGCCTTTTGCCTTTACCGGCAACAAGTTTGAATTCAGAATGGTGGGTTCTGCCATGTCATGCGCAAGCCCGAATATAGTGTTAAACACCATAGCCGCGGAATCGTTTGACGAATTCGCGACCCGCCTTGAAAAATCAAAGAACGTAAAAAAAGAAGCGGCGGCAATTGTGGCTGAAGTTGTTAAAAACCACAAAAAAGTTATTTTCAACGGCAACGGTTATTCCGCGGAATGGGAAAAAGAAGCGGAAAAACGCGGACTGCCGAATGTTAAAAACTCCGTTGACGCACACAAGGCTTTTACCACTAAAAAAGCAAAAGATGTTTTTGCCAAATACGGTGTGCTTTCAAACGAAGAACTTCACAGCAGATATGAAATTTACATTGAACAGTACGCCAAGATAATTAACATAGAAGGCCAGACAGCTTTAAAAATGTCTAAAACACTTTTTATCCCCGCTGTTATCAGATACGCAGAATCACTGTCTGACGCTGTAATTAAGGCAAAGCAGGCTGGAGTTTCAACAAAGACACAGTCCCAGCTTTTAGAAGAGATAACTTTCCTTCTTGAATCCGCTTCAAAAAAGACAGCAGTACTTGAAGCAGAACTGGGAAAAGCCGCCAAAATACAGGAAACTGTAGCAAAAGCAGAGACTTACAGAGACAAGGTTTTCACGGCGTTTACTTCCTTAAGGGAAGACATAGACGCGCTGGAAACAATAATGCCGGAAGCCGCATGGCCTGTTCCGGTTTATTCGGAAATGCTGTTTAACCTTTAAGAACAACGGCCGAGGGACGGATGGTCGGAGGGTCAGAGGTTCGGTAAAACATAAATACATAATAAAAAAGCCCGGCAGAAAAAGCCGGGCTTTTTTATTTTAAATTATGCAGAATTGAATTATTAAATACGTTCTGGTAGGCGCACCCTTCAGGGTGCGGCAGTTGAAATCAGCCTGCAATCGGAAATCTCTGCAACAAAGCAAATTTACGAGCATAAGAAGCAGGAACAGTTAAAATCAAAACAACGCGCCCTAAAGGACGCGGCTACCAAAACGAAGTACTGACATTTTAAATAACAAACATATAGATATCACCGAAAACTCTATATCTTTCTTAAAACCTTGGATTTGTTGCTTTTTTTGTTTTGAATATCCCGTCTAACATCTTTTTTGATTCCCCGCCTGAAAGCGCTTCTGCGGCTGAATTATTACCGGCTTCCACCATTTTATCAAGGACTTCACGCGAAGTATTATCCGCCGTGAATATTTTTGCCATTTCTTCGGTTACCACAGGCTCTATTCTTAAATACCCCCGTTTAACGTCTTTAAGCATATTTTCCATCATATAATCAACAGACGCGGACTGCGCGGTCATAAAAAGCCCCATGAAATCCATTCCAAAACTCCAGTCGCGCACTGACATTAACTTTTTCTTTCTTTTTAGTTCTTCGGCAAAACTTGCTATGGATACTATTTTTACGTTTTTAAATTTTTTCTTTTTCCCCACAAAGTATTTATATGCTTCTGTAAACCCCATCATAGCCGGGTTATTTGCCCAAGTACCGCCGTCCACATAGCCGCAATTTTCTTCCCCTGCAAAATCCGGAAAATATTCCGGCAAAAAAGTCGGCGCGGCAGAAGAGCACGCTACTGCCTGCCACAGTTTAATTCCGCGGTTTTCCTCAAGATTTCTGTGGTGTGGCGTCTTGAATACCCTTGTCACCCCTTTTGTAACGTTAAATGCGGAAATACACATGAAATTGCCGGCATCAGCAAGCGTCCTTTCGCCGTATATTTCTTTGTACGCCTCCAGAAGCTCTGCATTGGAATGCTTGCTTGTAAACAGCACCTGTTTTATTTTTCTAAAAAAATCAAGCGGGGTGCCTTCAACATTATGATGAAAAATCTTCACCCCTTTTTCCCTGAAAAACTGCACCAGTTCTATCCCGCTTATTCCCGAAGTCAGCGCGGCTCCTGTTATTGCCCCTGCAGAAGTGGATGCAATAAGATCAAAATGGTCCGCGGCTTTTTTTCCGTAGTGCTGTTCCAGCCTTGCAAGCACGGCAGCAGTATATATTCCAAGCAACCCTCCGCCGTCTAATGCCAGTATCCTGAATTCTTTTCCCATGATTAACCCTCCCTTAAAAAATAGCGTTTTAAGCAATTCAGCCGTTAAGCATAAGCGAAACATTAAACACGTCTTCGCAGGCGCACCACTGCGCCGGAAGCGCGAGGATGCGGTTGAAGCTAGTTTACGAGCATAAGAAGCAGGGACAGTTAAAACTCCGCGGGCTAAAGACCCGCGGCTACCAGAACAAAAAATACCAAACAGATAATAAAATCAAAACATAAATACAAAAATTAAAAAAAAAGCCCGGCTTTGCAGCCGGGCTTTAATATCACATTAATTACTTTAAATTATAAAAATTTGCCCTGCCGTTGTACTGTGCTAAATCTCCCAGCTCTTCTTCTATCCTTAACAGCTGGTTGTATTTTGCGATACGGTCAGTTCTGGAGAACGAACCGGTCTTTATCTGGCCTGCGTTTGTTGCAACAGCGATATCCGCAATTGTCGCGTCTTCTGTTTCGCCGGAACGGTGTGATACAACCGCCGTGTAGCCTGCGCGTTTTGCCATTTCAATCGCGTCAAATGTTTCTGTCAGTGTTCCAATCTGATTTACCTTGATAAGGATTGAATTACAGGTATCTGCCTCTATTCCCTTTTTCAGAATAGCGGGGTTTGTTACAAATAAATCATCTCCCACAAGCTGTATTTTCTTTCCTGCTTTATCGGTTAAAAGCTTATGCCCGGCCCAGTCGTGTTCTGACATGCCGTCTTCAATGGAGATAATAGGGTATTTATTGATAAGGTTCATCCAGAAATCCACCATCTGTTCTGATGTTAACTCTTCTTTTGTGGATTTTTTGAAGATGTACCTTTTCTTTGCTTCATCATAAAATTCAGAAGCAGCCGGATCCATAGCTATTGAAATATCAACGCCCGGTTTGTATCCCGCTTTTTCAATAGCTTCAACAAGCAGCTGCAGAGGTTCTTCGTTCGATTTGCAGCTTGGCGCAAATCCGCCTTCGTCGCCGACTGCCGTATTGTATCCCCTTGCTTTTATAACTGATTTTAAAGCGTGAAAAGTCTCTGCTCCCCATCTCATGGCTTCGCTGAAAGAAGGCGCGCCGACGGGCATTATCATAAATTCCTGAATGTCCACGTTGCTGTCAGCGTGTGCTCCGCCGTTTATTACGTTTGCCATTGGAACCGGCAGCTGTTTAGCGTTGAATCCGCCAAGGTAGCGGTATAACGGAAGGCCGTGAAGCTGTGCCGCCGCTTTTGCGGCAGCCATTGAAACCGCAAGAATCGCGTTAGCGCCAAGTTTTGCCTTTGTAGGCGTGCCGTCAATTTCTATCATCTTTTTATCAAGCCCTGCCTGATCTGCAACATCCATTCCTTTTAATTCTTTTGCTATTTTCTCGTTAACATTATCAACGGCTTTTAATACGCTTTTGCCGCCCCATTTTTTCTTGTCGCCGTCACGAAGTTCAACCGCTTCTTTTGTTCCTGTGGACGCGCCTGAAGGTACTGCCGCCCTTCCCATTGTACCATCGCAGAGAATTACATCCGCTTCAACTGTGGGATTACCGCGTGAATCTATTACCTGTCTTGCATGTATCCTTTCAATGCAGCTCATTTCACTACCTCCTGTAGATTAATAAAATTGGTTTATTTTACTGCGGTTTTTAACAACGGGAATTATGATACACCAAAAAATAGGACAGGTCAAGCAGTTCGGAAGGACGCAGCTTGGCAGCTTGGCAGCTTGGCAGCTTGGCAGCTTGGCAGCTTGGCAGCTCGGCAGCTCGGCAGCTCGCTTCTACCGAGCCGCTAAACTTCCAAGCCGCTGAGCTGCTGTTCTTATGCCGTTTTCCTTACCACCAGCTCTGTTCTCATAACCTTTTCATACGGCTGGGTCCAGGGTTCGTTGATTCCCCTGACTGCCATTTCAAACGCCTGTTTTCCCATCTCTTCAATGGGCTGGCGTACAGTGGTCAGTTCCTGTTCTCCCGACGCTTCCACGTCGTCATATCCTATTACCGCTATGCGTTCCGGTACTGTGATTCCGTTTTTTCTGGCTTCGTTTATAAAACCCTGCGCCACGTAATCGCCGGCAGCCACAAATACCGCGCGTGCTTCATTCATGAACATATACCTGAATGCTTCTTTGCCTGATTTATAGTTATATTCTTCCACCTGAAACTGCATGTGGTCCAAAAGTTCAATACCTTTCTCCTTTAAACCCCTTTTAAAACCTTCAAGCCTTTCCCTCTGTGAATCGGCAGTTTCTTTATTTCCCGAGATAAAACCTATATTGGTATAACCGCACTGTGCCATATATTTCCCTACGTCATAACCGCCTTTTTCGCTGTCAGATAATACCTTATATGTGTTATTGCTCTTTCCTTCCACCATCACAGGAACAATTCCGGCTTTTTCCATAAGGGCTTTATGTTCATCGTTAAGGTTAAAGGCCATTATTATCGCTGCAGATACCTTTTTTTCATCTGCTATCTTCTTATAAATATAATCTATTCCGCCTTTTTTGTCCGCCGCCTTCACGGTATAAATAAGCAGGTCATAATCGGAATCATAAGCCCTTGCCTGTATTGCCCAAAGCATCTGTACCGTGTACATATTGCGAAGGCTTGGAACCACTATCGCTATGTTTTTTGTTGCAGCCATATAACCTCCTGTTAAATACTGCCGGTATTTATTTTCTTACGGCATTAATATATATTTTTTTCAGTCTTTAAACTTTAAGCCCGACTGCATTACCTTATGTTCCGCGGTCTCACCGCCCACGTAACCTTCGCCGTCAATATACCAGTGGTTTTCTTCTTTTGGTTTGCCGTCGCCCTGATCCATTACAATACGCACATGCCACGCGTCTTTTTCTTCGCTTTTAAACAGGACTTTTTTAACCTCAACCGTTTCAAAATCCATCTTTACTTTTCTGTTTATCACAATAGGCCACAGCATTGCCGCGGCCTGTGTTTCCTGATGCCATTTTTCACCGGCCACAAACGGATATTTTACAAACAGCACCTCTTTTTTTAACACCACGTCATAGCTTAAAAATTTAAATAGCGGATATGGATACCTTATAAGTTTCATATATCCGCCGTCATCTTCGGTGCGTACAAAAAACCTGACATCAAAACCCGGTACATTATAAAAAAAATAATTCTTCCCGTCAATTTCGCGTTCTTCCGCTATTACCGCTTTTACTTTAAGCGTCTTTTTTGGATCCGCTTTAAAATACCCCTCGTAATCCCAGCTGCTGTTTACGCTTATCGGGTACCAATAGCCGGCTTTTATTACTCCGCCAAATACCAGAACCGCCAGACACACCGCAGGTATTATTTTTTTAAGCATAAATTACCGCCTTTTTTGCTGTCATTCTGACAGCTCCTTTTCCGGCCTTCAAAACTCCCAGGCGCCGCGCACTGTTTTTGTCATATTCTGCCACCAATCAAAAAGAAAATAAACTTTTATATATGGACCGGAAAGATTTTCATTTTGAATTAAATATTTCAGCGTATAACCCGGTTGAATCCCAAAACCAAAAAATCTGTTAAACCAAAAATCCGCCTCAACATTTATATCGGAATATACACCAATATACTCCCCTTGTTCACTAATACCGATACCCAGTTTCATGCCATAATTCCAAACAAAACTGTACTTTTCACCGGGTGCCCCAAACTGATATTTTAATCCCAAACCTGTAAAATAGTTTGAAGTCGGATTATATATTCCTA
The nucleotide sequence above comes from Candidatus Goldiibacteriota bacterium HGW-Goldbacteria-1. Encoded proteins:
- a CDS encoding glutamine synthetase type III, encoding MAKKKALKSPNPADCFGENVFNEKKMKALLSPAVFKELKKTLDFGFPMSKSTADAVATAMKDWAIGRGATHYTHWFQPLTGITAEKHDSFINPVADGTIKMEFSGKQLIQGEPDASSFPSGGLRATFEARGYTAWDPTSPCFLKEDAEGDLTLYIPTAFYSYTGVALDKKIPVLRSMEAVSKHALRLLKALGNTTTKKVTPTLGPEQEYFLIEKEYFMSRMDLIMTGRTLFGAPPPKGQELEDQYFGSIKDRVSAYMTDLDQELWKLGVLSKTRHNEVAPGQFENAPVFNTLNLAIDHNQIVMDTMQRIALRHGLVCLLHEKPFKGVNGSGKHNNWSLSTDDGQNLLEPGATPHDNMQFLIFLAALIKSVDKHADMLRGTCASAGNDHRLGANEAPPAIISIYLGELLSAVLEKIEKGEKFVAKDASFLHMGVDLLPRFPLDNSDRNRTSPFAFTGNKFEFRMVGSAMSCASPNIVLNTIAAESFDEFATRLEKSKNVKKEAAAIVAEVVKNHKKVIFNGNGYSAEWEKEAEKRGLPNVKNSVDAHKAFTTKKAKDVFAKYGVLSNEELHSRYEIYIEQYAKIINIEGQTALKMSKTLFIPAVIRYAESLSDAVIKAKQAGVSTKTQSQLLEEITFLLESASKKTAVLEAELGKAAKIQETVAKAETYRDKVFTAFTSLREDIDALETIMPEAAWPVPVYSEMLFNL
- a CDS encoding phosphopyruvate hydratase; translated protein: MSCIERIHARQVIDSRGNPTVEADVILCDGTMGRAAVPSGASTGTKEAVELRDGDKKKWGGKSVLKAVDNVNEKIAKELKGMDVADQAGLDKKMIEIDGTPTKAKLGANAILAVSMAAAKAAAQLHGLPLYRYLGGFNAKQLPVPMANVINGGAHADSNVDIQEFMIMPVGAPSFSEAMRWGAETFHALKSVIKARGYNTAVGDEGGFAPSCKSNEEPLQLLVEAIEKAGYKPGVDISIAMDPAASEFYDEAKKRYIFKKSTKEELTSEQMVDFWMNLINKYPIISIEDGMSEHDWAGHKLLTDKAGKKIQLVGDDLFVTNPAILKKGIEADTCNSILIKVNQIGTLTETFDAIEMAKRAGYTAVVSHRSGETEDATIADIAVATNAGQIKTGSFSRTDRIAKYNQLLRIEEELGDLAQYNGRANFYNLK